One genomic window of Undibacterium cyanobacteriorum includes the following:
- a CDS encoding BatA domain-containing protein: protein MFTLNALFTWWWLALPTVLLPLWWHRQRQKQQQVFPLASAQFLPNAEPQTVQVWRWRELILLLLRLAMLLCLIALLAQFIRGQRGDTVFVSKKANPTWIAAQLAQLNQLRQQSKSLEVLEYCEHAPCDIQTDSIFAWLEQHQAQWQDSSRWYLLAAEAELSMPAQAPRFTPAFELRIAPQLDGNKGKVPASPAQTIAVYLNTPRADDWRKWFQVFEVSSQGQLHFVLEETMPSKVQLIVWERDSAPEEGLKAPLWWTTNPSLQQGAQTASHRSSAVALSPQTPLPQGGNGSASFKQFETARGRVWFADQRDWPLHSDDSLAAWRLFEAWRASQTTFMPPPAVSYQSPAMKDVQKQGPNVTHFNSPTTQQFSPRPAWEVGKSLRSECETILLSLFVLFFLCERVLHHAKRKA from the coding sequence ATGTTCACGCTGAATGCGCTCTTTACGTGGTGGTGGCTGGCCTTACCTACTGTGTTGTTACCCTTGTGGTGGCATCGCCAACGGCAGAAGCAGCAACAAGTTTTTCCTTTAGCCAGTGCACAGTTTTTGCCAAATGCAGAACCGCAAACAGTGCAAGTATGGCGTTGGCGCGAGCTCATTCTCTTGTTGTTACGCCTGGCTATGCTGCTTTGTTTGATCGCACTCTTGGCGCAGTTCATCCGCGGGCAGCGTGGAGATACCGTGTTTGTCTCTAAAAAAGCAAACCCAACTTGGATTGCAGCGCAGCTAGCACAGCTCAATCAGCTCAGGCAGCAATCGAAGTCTCTTGAGGTATTAGAGTATTGCGAGCACGCGCCTTGCGATATTCAAACGGATTCCATTTTCGCTTGGTTGGAACAGCATCAAGCTCAGTGGCAGGATTCGAGTCGTTGGTACTTACTCGCCGCCGAAGCAGAATTATCCATGCCAGCCCAGGCACCGCGTTTCACGCCAGCGTTCGAATTGCGCATCGCACCTCAGTTGGATGGGAATAAGGGCAAGGTTCCTGCTTCGCCCGCGCAGACAATCGCTGTTTATTTGAATACGCCACGAGCAGATGATTGGCGCAAATGGTTTCAAGTTTTTGAAGTCAGCTCTCAGGGACAATTGCATTTTGTGCTTGAGGAGACCATGCCCTCTAAAGTGCAATTGATTGTGTGGGAACGAGATTCTGCACCAGAGGAAGGGCTCAAAGCGCCTCTGTGGTGGACCACCAATCCGTCGCTGCAGCAAGGTGCGCAAACAGCATCACATCGTTCCAGCGCTGTCGCCTTGTCCCCTCAAACGCCATTACCGCAAGGCGGTAATGGTTCGGCGTCGTTCAAACAATTTGAAACCGCACGTGGCCGGGTGTGGTTCGCAGATCAGCGTGATTGGCCTCTGCATTCCGATGATAGTCTCGCCGCTTGGCGCTTATTCGAGGCGTGGCGCGCCAGTCAGACCACTTTCATGCCCCCGCCCGCTGTTTCCTATCAAAGTCCTGCGATGAAGGATGTGCAGAAACAAGGACCGAATGTCACACATTTCAATTCACCCACGACGCAGCAATTCAGTCCTCGCCCAGCTTGGGAAGTTGGTAAGAGCTTGCGCAGTGAATGCGAAACGATACTGCTGAGTCTATTTGTGTTGTTCTTCTTATGTGAGCGAGTATTGCATCATGCCAAACGCAAAGCATAA
- a CDS encoding DUF58 domain-containing protein has protein sequence MHDLPTLLAHSKDLDLIVRHVLAGLGHGLHAGRERGAGVEFSEYRAYAPGDEWRRVDWKLLARNDRYYVREAERDSHVAVWFWLDASASMAETSYQAHAQGYSKLDYARVVLACLAAIAQRQGDAFGLMIASDGGIQMTPVARGPRQFQRVVARAQKAQARGSLPNAETLAAHLHFARAPSLLFCITDALDWPSAQSESLMRLRRMQHDVRILCLQTEAEKEANFARDRNYVDPEHPTRWVAWRDVDRQAYLANAQKHFSQVASDCRSADIPYWQSTIEESPASCLRSFLRQARR, from the coding sequence ATGCACGACCTCCCCACCTTGCTGGCTCACAGCAAAGATCTTGACCTCATTGTTCGTCACGTGTTGGCGGGCTTAGGGCATGGTTTGCACGCCGGTCGTGAACGCGGTGCGGGTGTGGAATTTTCCGAATATCGCGCCTATGCGCCTGGGGACGAGTGGCGCCGTGTTGATTGGAAGCTGTTGGCGCGTAATGATCGTTATTATGTACGTGAGGCGGAACGCGATAGCCATGTTGCCGTATGGTTTTGGTTGGACGCCAGTGCGTCGATGGCGGAGACTTCCTACCAAGCGCATGCGCAGGGCTATAGCAAATTGGACTATGCACGCGTAGTGTTGGCGTGCCTTGCGGCGATCGCGCAGCGCCAAGGTGATGCATTTGGTCTCATGATTGCGAGCGATGGCGGTATACAAATGACGCCGGTAGCACGAGGACCACGTCAGTTCCAGCGAGTGGTGGCGCGTGCTCAAAAAGCGCAGGCGCGTGGTTCTTTACCTAATGCCGAGACCCTTGCCGCGCATTTGCATTTTGCGCGAGCGCCGAGTCTTTTATTTTGTATCACGGATGCTTTAGATTGGCCTTCGGCACAGAGTGAGAGTTTAATGCGCTTGCGTCGTATGCAACATGATGTTCGCATCTTGTGCTTGCAAACCGAAGCGGAAAAAGAAGCCAATTTTGCACGCGACCGAAATTATGTTGACCCAGAACATCCGACTCGCTGGGTCGCTTGGCGCGATGTCGATCGCCAAGCTTATCTAGCGAATGCGCAAAAACACTTTTCGCAGGTGGCGAGCGATTGCCGTAGTGCCGATATTCCCTATTGGCAGTCTACGATTGAAGAGAGCCCCGCTAGTTGTTTGCGTTCCTTTTTACGTCAGGCGAGGCGCTAA
- a CDS encoding Xaa-Pro dipeptidase, which translates to MKLSVTLTALAAVFSFSSLSIASSAQAADVLITGSQMLDVRTGKMIANPSILVRDGRIVSLNQDPQKVGADTKKVDLKGMTLLPGLIDMHVHLDSDPTYGGYNTLQFNDRFWSILTVPHASRTLDAGFTTVRNVGSDAWNDVGLREAIDEGKVRGPRIVTAAYSFGATGGHCDSTFFPPSMNQRSPYNADNPEEGRKRVRELRKYGAQVIKICATGGVFSHNTEPGQQQLSLTEMKSIAEEAHQWGLRVAAHAHGTSGIKDAIRAGIDTIEHASLIDDEGIALAKKHGAYLSMDIYNTDYTQAEGKKNGVLEDNLRKDREVADIQREGFRKAHAAGVKMVYGTDAGIYPHGDNAKQFATMVRYGMTPVQAIQAATINAAEALASKDVGVLEAGRFADIVAVKGDPSKDVRLLEKVDVVIKAGEVVKQ; encoded by the coding sequence ATGAAGTTATCAGTCACACTCACGGCCTTAGCAGCCGTTTTTTCTTTTTCTAGTTTATCGATTGCCAGCTCGGCACAAGCGGCCGATGTGTTGATCACCGGCAGCCAAATGTTGGACGTACGCACTGGCAAAATGATTGCGAATCCCTCAATCTTGGTACGCGATGGTCGCATCGTCAGTCTCAATCAAGACCCACAAAAAGTCGGTGCCGACACCAAGAAAGTCGACCTAAAGGGTATGACTCTATTGCCTGGACTGATCGATATGCACGTCCACCTCGACAGTGATCCAACCTACGGTGGCTACAACACTTTGCAATTCAATGATCGTTTTTGGTCCATCCTCACAGTCCCACACGCCAGCCGTACCCTGGATGCGGGTTTCACGACTGTACGCAATGTGGGCTCTGATGCTTGGAATGACGTTGGTCTGCGCGAAGCCATTGACGAAGGTAAAGTGCGTGGTCCTCGTATCGTGACGGCAGCGTACTCCTTTGGCGCGACTGGTGGACATTGTGACTCTACCTTCTTTCCACCATCCATGAACCAACGCAGCCCTTACAACGCCGACAATCCTGAAGAAGGACGTAAGCGTGTTCGTGAACTGCGTAAATACGGCGCCCAAGTGATCAAGATCTGCGCGACAGGTGGTGTGTTCTCGCACAATACTGAACCAGGCCAACAGCAATTGAGCTTGACGGAAATGAAGTCGATCGCGGAAGAGGCGCATCAATGGGGTCTGCGTGTGGCGGCGCATGCGCATGGCACCTCGGGCATTAAAGATGCGATTCGCGCGGGTATCGACACGATTGAACATGCTAGTTTGATCGACGACGAGGGGATCGCCTTAGCGAAGAAACACGGCGCCTACTTGTCGATGGATATTTACAATACCGACTACACGCAAGCCGAGGGTAAGAAGAATGGCGTACTCGAAGATAATTTGCGTAAAGATCGCGAAGTCGCAGATATTCAGCGCGAGGGATTCCGTAAAGCCCACGCTGCGGGCGTGAAAATGGTGTACGGCACGGATGCTGGCATTTATCCACACGGCGACAATGCCAAACAATTTGCGACTATGGTGCGTTATGGCATGACGCCAGTTCAAGCAATTCAAGCCGCCACAATTAACGCGGCAGAAGCCTTGGCCTCCAAAGACGTGGGTGTGCTTGAAGCTGGACGTTTTGCAGACATTGTTGCTGTGAAAGGCGACCCAAGTAAAGATGTACGCTTACTAGAAAAAGTCGATGTCGTGATCAAAGCGGGTGAAGTCGTCAAGCAATAA
- a CDS encoding GspE/PulE family protein, translated as MQVKRAYVASLDKPLTSAQRLIFFKRLQTLTNKIHATNAVDQIMLDLTADICDLFDCDRLTIYAISPDGKQLVSKVKRGLNSFKDIRLPISDQSIAGYAAGHREALCIRDVYDEDELLRISPHLHFQKAIDQKTGYRTREMLVAPIVEAKSGELVGIIQFINSRHGDPFTIIAQEGVKELCETLSIAMSQKGRNIQIPPSKLNYLVTEGIVSLSEFETAIAAARQKQIDLEEILMDEFLVPCEQVGAALSKFFNVPYEAYQAERVVDVELIKRLKRQYVDENAWIPIADDKSGLTILALDPEQVKATRVVSMIFPAVPLHFRVTTRREFKKTVDQFFGQPGDSASVDELLSGLEDDDEDHIGGSTDVSAAVENELVKLLNKIIVDAYQQGASDIHIEPRPGKEKTLIRFRKDGSLVPYVEIPASYRSALLARIKIMCDLDISEKRKPQDGKIKFKKYGPLDIELRVATIPSAGGLEDVVMRILAAGEPIPLDKLGVLPHNLKRLKETVEKPYGIFFVCGPTGSGKTTTLHSVLNYLNKPDTKIWTAEDPVEITQKGLRQVQVNRKAGMDFATVMRAFLRADPDVIMVGEMRDKETVSIGLEASLTGHLVFATLHTNSAPESIIRLLDMGMDPFNFADALLGILAQRLAKRLCGECKVAYHPSKEEIASLLNEYCAELLATTEFKQNPDAAKLKVLKTWMRTYGDEKGQLTLYRAQGCDKCSGGYRGRVGLHELMVGTDPVKKLIQEHARVAQLFTAALEDGMLTLKMDGIEKVLSGITDMKQVRVVCIK; from the coding sequence ATGCAGGTTAAACGGGCATACGTCGCGAGCTTGGATAAGCCTTTGACATCGGCACAAAGGCTGATCTTCTTCAAACGCTTGCAGACATTAACGAACAAGATCCATGCAACAAATGCTGTGGATCAGATCATGCTCGACCTGACCGCGGATATTTGTGATTTATTTGATTGTGATCGTCTCACGATTTACGCCATTTCCCCCGATGGCAAACAATTGGTTTCTAAGGTCAAGCGTGGGCTGAACTCGTTTAAAGATATCCGCTTGCCGATTTCGGATCAGAGTATTGCGGGCTACGCCGCTGGTCATCGTGAGGCACTCTGTATTCGCGATGTGTATGACGAAGATGAGCTGCTTCGCATCTCGCCGCATTTGCACTTTCAAAAGGCCATTGACCAGAAGACAGGTTATCGCACCCGTGAAATGTTGGTAGCACCTATCGTGGAAGCGAAATCTGGTGAATTAGTCGGCATTATTCAATTTATCAACAGCCGCCACGGCGATCCATTTACGATCATTGCACAAGAAGGGGTTAAGGAATTATGTGAAACTCTTTCGATTGCGATGTCGCAAAAAGGCCGCAATATTCAAATACCTCCGTCCAAGCTGAATTACTTGGTGACTGAAGGAATTGTTTCTCTATCCGAGTTCGAAACTGCGATTGCTGCTGCACGCCAAAAGCAGATCGATCTGGAAGAGATTTTGATGGATGAATTTTTGGTGCCCTGCGAACAGGTCGGTGCAGCGCTATCGAAATTCTTCAATGTGCCGTATGAAGCGTACCAAGCGGAGCGGGTAGTTGACGTTGAGTTGATCAAGCGCCTCAAGCGGCAATACGTTGATGAAAATGCGTGGATTCCTATCGCGGACGATAAATCTGGATTGACGATTCTAGCGCTCGATCCTGAGCAGGTAAAAGCCACGCGCGTGGTAAGCATGATCTTCCCTGCAGTGCCGCTTCATTTCCGCGTCACCACGCGGCGCGAGTTCAAGAAAACGGTAGATCAATTTTTTGGACAACCGGGTGATTCTGCCTCCGTTGATGAATTATTGTCGGGATTAGAGGATGACGATGAGGATCACATTGGTGGTAGTACCGATGTTTCAGCCGCCGTTGAAAATGAGCTTGTTAAGCTGCTCAATAAAATTATCGTCGATGCTTATCAACAAGGTGCATCCGACATTCATATTGAGCCGCGCCCTGGTAAAGAAAAAACTTTAATTCGTTTCCGTAAAGACGGCTCGCTGGTGCCTTACGTCGAGATTCCTGCGAGTTATCGCAGCGCCTTGTTAGCGCGGATTAAGATCATGTGCGACCTCGATATCTCTGAGAAGCGTAAGCCACAAGACGGCAAGATCAAGTTCAAGAAATACGGCCCACTCGATATCGAGCTGCGTGTGGCGACGATTCCTTCTGCTGGTGGTTTAGAAGACGTGGTGATGCGTATTTTGGCGGCGGGCGAACCGATTCCACTCGATAAGCTTGGCGTCTTACCGCACAACCTCAAACGTTTGAAAGAGACGGTCGAAAAGCCTTACGGCATCTTCTTCGTTTGCGGCCCCACTGGGTCAGGTAAAACCACGACCCTGCATTCGGTTTTGAACTACCTGAACAAGCCCGATACCAAAATTTGGACGGCGGAAGATCCTGTCGAAATCACACAAAAAGGTTTGCGCCAAGTGCAAGTCAATCGCAAAGCCGGCATGGATTTCGCGACCGTCATGCGTGCCTTCTTACGCGCTGATCCTGACGTCATCATGGTCGGTGAAATGCGCGACAAGGAAACCGTGTCGATAGGTTTGGAAGCCTCTTTGACTGGTCACTTGGTATTCGCCACCTTGCACACCAACAGCGCCCCGGAATCGATTATCCGTTTGCTCGATATGGGCATGGACCCATTTAACTTCGCCGATGCTCTGCTCGGTATTTTGGCGCAGCGTTTAGCCAAGCGCTTATGCGGTGAATGCAAGGTCGCGTACCACCCAAGCAAAGAAGAAATTGCCAGCTTACTCAACGAATATTGCGCCGAACTCTTGGCAACCACTGAATTCAAACAAAATCCTGACGCCGCCAAACTCAAAGTGTTAAAGACATGGATGCGTACTTACGGCGATGAAAAAGGGCAACTCACTTTGTATCGCGCGCAAGGCTGCGACAAGTGCTCTGGTGGTTATCGTGGTCGGGTGGGTTTGCATGAACTCATGGTCGGCACCGACCCTGTCAAGAAGCTGATCCAAGAACATGCTCGCGTCGCCCAACTCTTCACTGCAGCACTGGAAGATGGCATGTTGACTTTGAAGATGGACGGCATCGAGAAAGTCTTATCGGGTATCACCGACATGAAACAGGTCCGTGTGGTCTGTATCAAGTAA
- a CDS encoding TonB-dependent receptor — protein MLPLSTRRLMASAIAIVCATSFAAQAQDQTSQEATTKTPTRVEITGSAIKRVDSESALPVQVISREDIQRSGVTTASELLSKVAANVGGLTDGISINVGGDQRGFNSANLRGLGTSSTLILLNGRRMANFASPGDDAGVDLNNIPAAAIERVEVLLDGASSLYGTDAIGGVINFITRKDYQGFEASTYVGRTQEGGAEKRTFTLGGGIGDLQKDGYNIFAVFDQQHTGSLFISQRKFIPALQIPQRLGHLLSSYTDPANIRLTSAQRDYLQDQGFKINGKLITNRLINLSVPSCKPAANLYLPAGTGGVDACTYDYMGDTELYPKSDKSSLLSRAVVQLNPDHQFYAEASWSKAKTYYVGSSARVTGYIDYKKVPQLANTGLDAIEDDDVPGELTLRMRLKEAGNRTSELTSEGQRFVTGLNGRVGEWDYDVGLNQSINIVSDRDTHGYVLYDKLLKGIADGLINPFGPSSAAGVTLLNNIQVNDVVRHARGTMTSLDFKASRNLMRMEGGDLSLAVGGEVRRERTVFTPSALLMSDNINNDFAPEGGRGTDDRRNVAGIFGELLVPFSKEWEAQVALRHDHYQGVGGANSPKLGLRYQPSKDLLFRASVGSGFRAPSMSDLYRPMVVSSTATLPDPVSCAANDNDLSVCADNWTTRRYSNPNLKPERSRQYTLGMIFEPSRQWTYSIDYWNIKRTNLISEIGDDVILGNLAKYGNLVHRTEDDDIDYIELRKENRGAQIATGLDLGIEMHGVKTAYGKFTARMLGTLMLNSKLQTNPGDQYVSNLGKFVTEGVVQRWRHRLNVGWEHGDVALNLGNTYYSAYDDQNSAINIDDGSIVAANKVKAYSLWDVSAAYTPNKQLTLRAGIQNLLNTAPPFSNQANFFISGYDPSYTDPRGRFFYVSAQYSFR, from the coding sequence ATGCTTCCTTTATCTACCCGTAGACTTATGGCGAGTGCGATCGCTATCGTGTGTGCGACGAGTTTTGCTGCACAAGCGCAGGATCAGACTAGCCAAGAGGCGACGACGAAAACACCGACACGAGTCGAAATCACAGGCTCTGCCATTAAGCGCGTCGATAGTGAATCCGCCTTGCCGGTGCAAGTTATCAGTCGCGAAGACATTCAACGTAGTGGTGTGACGACAGCCTCGGAATTGTTATCGAAAGTCGCGGCCAATGTTGGTGGTCTGACCGATGGTATCAGTATCAATGTCGGCGGTGATCAGCGCGGCTTTAACTCTGCCAATCTTCGTGGATTGGGCACGTCGTCGACTTTGATTCTGTTGAACGGTCGACGTATGGCGAACTTTGCCTCTCCCGGTGATGATGCTGGTGTCGATCTGAATAATATTCCAGCGGCGGCGATTGAGCGTGTCGAGGTTTTGCTCGATGGCGCTTCATCTTTGTACGGTACCGATGCAATTGGTGGCGTGATCAACTTCATCACGCGTAAAGATTATCAAGGCTTTGAAGCGAGCACCTATGTCGGGCGGACACAAGAGGGTGGTGCCGAAAAACGCACATTCACTCTAGGCGGTGGCATCGGTGATCTACAAAAAGATGGTTACAACATCTTTGCGGTGTTCGATCAACAGCACACGGGCAGCTTATTCATTTCGCAGCGCAAATTCATTCCCGCTCTACAAATTCCGCAGCGGCTTGGCCACCTCTTATCGAGCTACACCGATCCCGCCAATATTCGATTGACTTCGGCGCAGCGTGATTACCTGCAAGATCAAGGTTTCAAAATCAACGGTAAGTTAATTACCAATCGTTTGATTAATCTCTCCGTGCCAAGCTGTAAGCCAGCAGCGAACTTGTATTTGCCAGCGGGGACGGGCGGCGTCGACGCCTGTACCTATGATTACATGGGCGATACTGAACTCTATCCAAAGTCGGATAAGAGTAGTTTGTTGAGCCGTGCCGTAGTGCAATTGAATCCTGATCATCAATTCTATGCCGAAGCTTCGTGGAGCAAAGCGAAGACGTACTACGTTGGATCCTCGGCGCGTGTGACAGGCTATATCGATTACAAGAAAGTACCGCAGTTAGCCAACACCGGTCTCGATGCGATCGAAGATGACGACGTGCCGGGTGAGCTAACTTTGCGTATGCGTCTCAAGGAGGCCGGTAACCGTACCAGCGAATTGACGAGTGAAGGCCAACGCTTTGTGACTGGTTTGAATGGTCGAGTTGGCGAGTGGGACTACGATGTTGGTCTGAATCAAAGCATTAATATTGTTAGTGACCGCGATACGCATGGTTATGTGCTGTACGATAAATTGTTGAAAGGCATCGCCGATGGTTTGATTAACCCATTTGGTCCGTCGAGTGCGGCGGGCGTCACATTGCTCAACAACATTCAAGTCAATGATGTGGTGCGCCATGCGCGCGGCACCATGACTAGTCTTGATTTCAAAGCGTCGCGCAATCTGATGCGCATGGAGGGCGGTGATTTATCTTTGGCAGTTGGCGGTGAAGTGCGTCGTGAGCGTACGGTGTTTACCCCTTCAGCCTTATTGATGAGCGATAACATCAATAACGATTTCGCGCCTGAAGGTGGACGTGGTACTGACGATAGACGCAATGTCGCCGGTATTTTCGGTGAACTCTTGGTGCCGTTTAGTAAGGAGTGGGAAGCGCAAGTCGCCTTACGTCACGATCATTATCAAGGTGTTGGCGGCGCCAATAGTCCGAAGTTGGGTTTGCGTTATCAGCCATCGAAAGATTTGTTATTCCGTGCCTCTGTCGGTAGTGGATTCCGTGCACCCTCGATGTCCGACTTGTATCGCCCTATGGTGGTGAGTTCGACCGCCACCCTGCCTGATCCTGTATCGTGCGCTGCCAATGATAATGATTTGTCCGTGTGTGCTGACAACTGGACCACGCGCCGCTATAGCAATCCGAATTTGAAGCCGGAGCGTAGCCGTCAATACACCTTGGGCATGATCTTCGAACCAAGTCGCCAATGGACGTATAGCATCGATTACTGGAACATCAAGCGAACCAATTTGATCAGCGAGATTGGCGATGATGTGATTCTCGGTAATTTAGCCAAGTACGGTAATTTGGTCCATCGTACCGAAGATGATGATATCGATTACATCGAACTGCGCAAAGAAAATCGCGGTGCGCAAATCGCGACGGGACTCGATCTGGGGATAGAAATGCATGGCGTCAAAACCGCGTATGGTAAGTTCACAGCGCGCATGTTGGGAACGCTGATGCTGAACTCCAAATTACAAACCAATCCCGGCGATCAGTATGTGAGCAATCTCGGTAAATTTGTGACTGAGGGTGTGGTGCAGCGCTGGCGTCATCGTTTGAATGTCGGGTGGGAACATGGCGATGTAGCGCTCAATTTGGGTAACACCTATTATTCAGCTTACGATGATCAGAATTCGGCGATCAATATCGATGACGGTTCGATCGTGGCGGCGAACAAGGTCAAGGCATACTCATTGTGGGATGTTTCGGCAGCCTATACACCAAACAAACAACTCACTTTGCGGGCTGGCATACAAAATTTATTGAATACGGCGCCACCCTTTTCAAACCAAGCTAACTTTTTCATCTCTGGCTATGATCCAAGTTATACCGATCCACGTGGACGTTTCTTTTATGTGAGTGCTCAATATTCATTTCGATAG
- a CDS encoding AAA family ATPase, producing MHTSWNEAEIASLHEKLAALRASMGQVIVGQKDVIESLLICLISGSHALLEGVPGLGKTLLVKSLAQATDLQFRRVQFTPDLMPSDIVGTEILEEDLTTRQRVFRFQAGPVFTQVLLADEINRAPPKTQSALLEAMQERSVTFAGQTHRLPNPFFVLATQNPIEQAGTYPLPEAQLDRFLLRIDVGYPTEAEEIDMVARTTHAGLAEATPAMDVTSLLRLQTLVRETEIGDHLLRYATRLIRATRPQDSAVERVRKQVAWGAGPRAGQALVLAAKARACLYGRLAVTREDIAAMLLPVLAHRVLRNFEAEADGVAIADILQAITAQIHIE from the coding sequence GTGCACACCAGTTGGAATGAAGCAGAAATTGCGAGCTTACATGAGAAATTAGCTGCCTTACGCGCAAGTATGGGGCAAGTCATTGTGGGGCAGAAAGACGTGATCGAGTCACTGCTGATCTGTTTGATCTCTGGCAGCCATGCTTTACTTGAAGGTGTGCCCGGCTTAGGTAAGACCTTGTTAGTGAAATCATTGGCGCAAGCGACCGATTTGCAATTCCGTCGCGTCCAATTTACGCCAGACTTGATGCCCTCTGATATCGTTGGTACCGAGATCTTAGAAGAAGATTTGACGACGCGCCAACGTGTGTTTCGTTTTCAAGCGGGCCCTGTATTTACGCAAGTCTTGTTGGCCGATGAAATTAACCGCGCGCCGCCCAAGACGCAATCGGCTTTGCTCGAGGCGATGCAAGAACGGAGTGTCACTTTTGCAGGACAAACGCATCGTTTGCCGAATCCTTTTTTCGTGTTAGCCACGCAAAATCCGATTGAGCAAGCGGGTACTTATCCTTTGCCCGAGGCGCAATTAGATCGTTTCTTATTGCGAATCGATGTTGGGTACCCGACTGAAGCAGAAGAAATTGATATGGTGGCTCGCACCACGCACGCCGGTTTAGCCGAGGCCACGCCAGCGATGGATGTCACTAGCTTGTTGCGTCTGCAAACTTTAGTGCGTGAAACAGAGATCGGTGATCATCTGTTGCGCTATGCAACGCGATTGATTCGTGCAACACGACCACAGGATAGCGCGGTCGAACGAGTGCGCAAACAAGTTGCCTGGGGTGCGGGGCCGCGTGCCGGCCAAGCCTTAGTGTTAGCAGCCAAAGCGCGTGCTTGTTTATATGGCCGTTTAGCCGTGACACGCGAAGATATTGCGGCGATGCTCCTTCCGGTGTTGGCACATCGCGTCTTGCGTAACTTTGAGGCAGAAGCTGATGGTGTGGCGATTGCGGATATCTTGCAAGCGATTACGGCTCAAATTCATATCGAATAA
- a CDS encoding TlpA family protein disulfide reductase, with amino-acid sequence MRRHLKAPWAIPAFIFPILLLGANPSSHAQDAKVDSISKASSASNPSTVLKSRAELDQYLAQGPNVLDQLTPYSRGQLLRNVEWRNGQVSRFDFPVPIEELDQESARQVYALFGIERFFPEKFPEGNPLRYEDVSATHELLLQQLRDALRRDQANEKQGDQKEMWIATERFYQQQLSPLLKPSNLRLTSRGNLLVLFKVVDEVNFMTRRSAAFHDLNHVHQELSRRGIDTRRNLDERLLKHMLTQRDFDGARALVASRPHLSDVIVPKVVGKKTQQSTRLTVLAEKNGELYTQALLTGNDKAQVLLVVSEHCGFCRKLFADMEADPQLSARFARAKLVLISALENGIPVNFVREWNQKNPQLPMYMPGKEEQWKAIDSQGWPQFVFMRNGKVESRIQGWRNDGSSKESIIQAFEKAGL; translated from the coding sequence ATGAGACGGCATCTGAAAGCCCCTTGGGCGATTCCCGCTTTTATTTTCCCCATCCTACTTTTGGGCGCGAATCCTAGCAGCCATGCACAAGATGCAAAGGTGGACTCAATTAGCAAAGCATCTTCCGCATCGAATCCCTCAACCGTGTTGAAAAGTCGGGCTGAGTTAGATCAGTATTTAGCGCAAGGTCCTAACGTATTGGATCAGCTCACGCCATATTCACGCGGGCAGCTATTGCGTAATGTTGAATGGCGTAATGGTCAGGTAAGCCGCTTTGATTTTCCCGTGCCGATTGAAGAACTGGACCAAGAATCAGCGCGCCAAGTTTACGCATTGTTTGGTATCGAGCGATTTTTCCCTGAGAAATTCCCAGAAGGGAATCCGTTACGATATGAGGATGTCAGCGCAACACATGAATTACTGCTCCAACAATTGCGAGATGCCTTGAGGCGTGATCAGGCGAACGAAAAGCAAGGTGATCAGAAAGAAATGTGGATAGCAACGGAACGCTTCTACCAGCAACAATTGTCTCCTCTGTTGAAGCCATCGAACTTAAGGTTGACGAGCCGAGGGAATTTGCTGGTCTTGTTTAAGGTAGTCGACGAGGTCAATTTCATGACGCGTAGATCTGCTGCATTCCACGATTTAAACCACGTCCATCAAGAACTTAGTCGACGCGGCATTGATACACGCAGAAACTTGGATGAGCGCTTGTTAAAGCACATGTTGACGCAACGCGACTTCGATGGTGCTCGTGCATTAGTGGCGAGTCGTCCACATCTTTCCGATGTAATCGTTCCTAAAGTGGTTGGTAAAAAAACTCAGCAGTCGACTCGACTCACGGTGCTGGCTGAGAAAAATGGTGAGCTGTACACCCAAGCTCTATTGACTGGGAATGATAAAGCGCAAGTCTTGTTGGTGGTATCGGAGCACTGCGGTTTCTGTCGAAAACTGTTTGCAGACATGGAAGCAGACCCACAACTCTCTGCACGCTTTGCGCGTGCCAAACTCGTTCTCATCTCAGCACTTGAAAATGGTATTCCTGTGAATTTTGTGCGTGAATGGAATCAAAAAAATCCTCAACTTCCTATGTATATGCCAGGCAAGGAAGAGCAATGGAAAGCGATCGACAGTCAAGGCTGGCCACAGTTTGTCTTTATGCGCAACGGCAAAGTCGAATCGCGCATACAAGGATGGCGCAATGATGGAAGTTCGAAAGAAAGCATCATTCAAGCCTTTGAAAAGGCAGGCTTGTAG